A single Cannabis sativa cultivar Pink pepper isolate KNU-18-1 chromosome 7, ASM2916894v1, whole genome shotgun sequence DNA region contains:
- the LOC133039919 gene encoding uncharacterized protein LOC133039919: MQTRIEQQEEEIRRLRQRDAPVEPPPQPPAAAPIAPAAPVVPAEQNIAGNRMEPLYERFRKQAPPVFLGGPDVLKAEQWLTVIEKILNFMGVVGNDRVACATFQFQEDALIWWEMVSLTRDVTRMTWEEFRELFNAKYYNEAVRSAKRKEFVELVQGEGMSVTEYTTKFDRLAKLASGIVPTDFSKKEKYLAGLNAKIRHDLVITTSDTTTYAEKYLCVEFLVCY, encoded by the coding sequence atgcaaactagaattgagcaacaagaagaagagatccGACGACTCAGGCAACGGGATGCTCCTGTTGAGCCTCCCCCGCAACCGCCTGCTGCGGCTCCTATAGCTCCTGCAGCCCCTGTGGTGCCAGCTGAGCAAAATATTGCTGGTAACCGCATGGAGCCTTTATATGAAAGGTTCAGAAAGCAAGCGCCTCCagtatttctgggaggccctgatgttttAAAAGCTGAGCAGTGGTTGACCgttattgagaaaatattgaattttatgggagtggtcggAAATGATAGGGTGGCATGTGCCACATTTCAATTTCAAGAGGATGCCCTGATTTGGTGGGAAATGGTATCCCTCACCAGAGATGTGACcagaatgacctgggaagagttcCGGGAATTATTCAAcgccaaatattacaatgaggcggtccgcagtgcaaagcggaaggaaTTTGTTGAGTTGGTACAAGGTGAGGGTATGTCAGTAACTGAATATACAACcaagtttgatcgcttggcCAAGTTAGCCTCCGGAATCGTACCAacagacttcagcaagaaagaaaagtatttggcTGGGCTGAATGCCAAAATCAGACATGACCTGGTTATTACAACGAGTGATACAACAACTTATGCAGAAAAGTATTTGTGTGTGGAATTTCTTGTCTGTTATTGA